In Pseudomonas hamedanensis, a single window of DNA contains:
- a CDS encoding dicarboxylate/amino acid:cation symporter: MTTRQPLYKSLYFQVIVAIAIGILLGHFYPQTGVALKPLGDGFIKLIKMVIAPIIFCTVVSGIAGMQNMKSVGKTGGYALLYFEIVSTIALLIGLIVVNVVQPGAGMHIDVTTLDASKIATYVTASKDQSIVGFLLNVIPNTIVGAFATGDILQVLMFSVIFGYALHRLGSYGRPLLDMIDRFAHVMFNIINMIMKLAPLGAFGAMAFTIGAYGVGSLVQLGQLMICFYITCILFVVLVLGAICRAHGFSVFKLVRYIREELLIVLGTSSSESALPRMLIKMERLGAKKSVVGLVIPTGYSFNLDGTSIYLTMAAVFIAQATDTHMDITHQITLLLVLLLSSKGAAGVTGSGFIVLAATLSAVGHLPVAGLALILGIDRFMSEARALTNLVGNAVATIVVAKWVKELDTDVLQAELASGGRGISEEREEDDLGVAEGPTPSNVK, encoded by the coding sequence ATGACGACTCGTCAGCCACTGTACAAATCCCTGTATTTCCAGGTGATCGTTGCCATCGCCATCGGCATCCTGCTTGGTCACTTTTATCCGCAGACCGGTGTGGCCCTCAAGCCACTGGGTGACGGTTTCATCAAACTGATCAAAATGGTCATCGCGCCGATCATCTTCTGTACCGTTGTCAGCGGCATCGCCGGCATGCAGAACATGAAATCCGTGGGCAAGACCGGCGGCTACGCGCTGCTGTACTTCGAAATCGTTTCGACCATCGCCCTGCTGATCGGCCTGATCGTGGTCAACGTCGTGCAACCGGGCGCCGGCATGCACATCGACGTCACCACCCTCGATGCCTCGAAAATCGCCACCTACGTGACGGCCAGTAAAGACCAGAGCATTGTCGGTTTCCTCCTCAACGTAATCCCGAACACCATCGTCGGCGCGTTTGCCACCGGTGACATTCTACAAGTGCTGATGTTCTCGGTGATCTTCGGCTACGCCCTGCATCGCCTCGGCTCGTACGGTCGTCCGTTGCTGGACATGATCGATCGCTTCGCCCACGTGATGTTCAACATCATCAACATGATCATGAAGCTGGCGCCACTGGGTGCGTTCGGTGCCATGGCGTTCACCATCGGTGCCTACGGTGTCGGCTCGCTGGTGCAGTTGGGCCAGTTGATGATCTGCTTCTACATCACCTGCATACTGTTCGTCGTGCTGGTGCTGGGCGCGATCTGCCGTGCTCACGGTTTCAGCGTGTTTAAGCTGGTGCGTTACATCCGTGAAGAGCTGTTGATCGTCCTGGGTACGTCCTCGTCGGAATCGGCGCTGCCACGCATGCTGATCAAGATGGAACGTCTGGGCGCGAAGAAATCGGTTGTTGGTCTGGTGATCCCGACCGGTTACTCGTTCAACCTCGACGGTACTTCGATCTACCTGACCATGGCGGCCGTGTTCATCGCCCAAGCGACTGACACCCACATGGACATTACCCACCAGATCACCCTGTTGCTGGTGCTGCTGTTGTCCTCCAAAGGCGCGGCGGGCGTGACCGGTTCGGGCTTCATCGTTCTGGCCGCTACCCTGTCGGCGGTCGGCCACCTGCCGGTTGCCGGTCTGGCGCTGATCCTCGGTATCGACCGCTTCATGTCCGAAGCCCGCGCGCTGACCAACCTGGTCGGTAACGCCGTAGCGACCATCGTCGTGGCCAAGTGGGTCAAGGAACTGGACACCGACGTGCTGCAAGCCGAGTTGGCTTCCGGTGGCCGTGGTATCTCCGAAGAGCGTGAAGAAGACGACCTGGGTGTAGCTGAAGGCCCAACCCCGAGCAATGTGAAATAA
- a CDS encoding dienelactone hydrolase family protein, whose translation MRLFLALTLLAVSSLTQAAIKTAEIPYQSADGTKLIGYYAYDDAIKGPRPGVVVVHEWWGLNDYAKRRARDLAELGYSALAIDMYGGGKNTEHPKDAMAFMQAATKDADAASKRFAAGLDLLKKQPQTDVNKLAAIGYCFGGAVVLNAARQGVPLAGVVSFHGALATKTPATPGSVKTKILVEHGALDSMVTQDNVTAFKAEMDKAGADYKFVSLEGAKHGFSNPDADRLSHGEHGGPDIGYNKAADEKSWADMQAFLKKIFG comes from the coding sequence ATGCGCCTGTTCCTCGCCCTCACCTTGCTGGCCGTCAGCAGCCTGACCCAGGCTGCGATCAAGACCGCAGAAATCCCCTATCAAAGCGCCGACGGTACAAAACTGATCGGCTACTACGCCTATGACGACGCGATCAAAGGCCCACGCCCTGGCGTCGTTGTGGTCCACGAATGGTGGGGGCTGAATGACTATGCGAAGCGTCGCGCACGGGATTTGGCTGAACTCGGCTACAGCGCGCTGGCTATCGACATGTATGGCGGAGGCAAGAACACCGAGCACCCGAAAGACGCGATGGCCTTCATGCAAGCGGCGACCAAGGACGCCGATGCAGCCAGCAAACGTTTTGCCGCTGGGCTGGACCTTCTGAAAAAACAGCCGCAAACCGACGTCAACAAACTCGCTGCCATCGGTTATTGCTTCGGTGGCGCCGTGGTGTTGAATGCGGCGCGTCAGGGCGTGCCACTGGCGGGTGTGGTGAGTTTCCATGGCGCGCTGGCGACCAAGACCCCGGCAACCCCGGGCAGCGTGAAAACGAAGATCCTGGTCGAGCATGGCGCGCTGGACAGCATGGTCACTCAGGACAATGTCACCGCGTTCAAGGCGGAAATGGACAAGGCCGGGGCGGACTATAAGTTCGTCAGTCTCGAGGGTGCCAAGCATGGCTTCAGCAATCCGGACGCCGACCGTTTGAGCCATGGCGAGCATGGTGGGCCGGACATTGGTTACAACAAGGCGGCGGATGAAAAATCCTGGGCGGATATGCAGGCATTCTTGAAGAAGATTTTCGGTTAA
- a CDS encoding CaiB/BaiF CoA transferase family protein — MSAPLASLKILDFSTLLPGPFASLLLADMGAEVLRIESPTRMDLLRVLPPHDGGTSASHAYLNRNKRSLALDLKQPEALEIIQQLLGEYDIVLEQFRPGVMERLGLGYEALKAINPQLIYVSISGYGQTGPYRDRAGHDINYLALAGLASYTGRADSGPVPLGMQVADVAGGSLHGVIGLLAAVIARQQSGQGTHLDVSMTDCAFSLNAMAGAGYLACGAEPGREDQMLNGGSFYDYYRTRDGRWMSVGSLEPAFMQQLCAALGRPELAAQGLSQRAEQQQALKHALQVEFERHDFAELCELFAGVDACVEPVLSLGEAVRHPQLQARGLVTQVPRGDGTIQAQMACPLKFSQALPAPRHVGAGLGQHTDEVLAELGFSAERIAELRSTKVIL, encoded by the coding sequence ATGTCCGCACCGCTGGCCTCACTGAAAATTCTCGATTTCTCGACCCTGCTGCCGGGGCCGTTCGCCTCGTTGCTGCTGGCGGACATGGGCGCCGAGGTGCTGCGCATCGAATCACCGACGCGCATGGACCTGTTGCGCGTACTGCCACCCCACGATGGCGGGACATCGGCCAGCCATGCGTATCTGAACCGCAACAAGCGCAGTCTGGCGCTGGATCTCAAACAGCCCGAAGCGCTCGAGATCATCCAGCAATTGCTGGGCGAGTACGACATCGTTCTGGAGCAGTTTCGGCCCGGGGTGATGGAGCGACTGGGCCTGGGCTATGAAGCGTTGAAAGCGATCAATCCGCAGCTGATCTACGTCTCGATCAGCGGCTACGGCCAGACCGGGCCGTATCGTGATCGCGCCGGGCATGACATCAATTATCTGGCGCTGGCGGGACTTGCCAGTTACACCGGCCGCGCCGACAGCGGGCCGGTGCCGTTAGGCATGCAAGTGGCGGATGTGGCGGGAGGCTCGCTGCACGGGGTGATCGGCTTGCTGGCAGCGGTGATCGCCCGGCAGCAGAGCGGGCAGGGCACGCACCTGGATGTGAGCATGACCGACTGCGCATTCAGCCTCAATGCCATGGCCGGCGCGGGTTACCTGGCCTGCGGCGCGGAACCGGGCCGCGAAGACCAGATGCTTAATGGCGGCAGCTTTTATGATTATTACCGTACGCGAGATGGGCGCTGGATGTCGGTGGGCAGTCTCGAGCCGGCGTTCATGCAGCAATTGTGCGCAGCGCTTGGCCGGCCGGAGCTGGCGGCGCAGGGATTGTCGCAAAGGGCTGAGCAGCAACAGGCGCTGAAGCACGCATTGCAGGTCGAGTTTGAGCGGCATGACTTTGCCGAACTGTGTGAGTTGTTTGCCGGGGTTGATGCCTGTGTCGAACCGGTGCTGAGTCTGGGCGAGGCGGTACGCCATCCGCAGTTGCAGGCGCGGGGGCTGGTGACGCAAGTGCCGCGCGGCGATGGCACGATACAGGCGCAGATGGCTTGTCCGTTGAAGTTTTCTCAAGCGCTGCCGGCACCGCGACATGTCGGCGCGGGGTTGGGGCAGCACACGGATGAAGTGTTGGCGGAGTTGGGGTTTAGTGCTGAGCGGATTGCTGAGCTGCGTTCCACCAAAGTGATTCTTTAA
- a CDS encoding response regulator transcription factor produces MKLLVVEDEALLRHHLQTRLTESGHVVESVANAEEALYQTGQFNFDLAVIDLGLPGMGGLDLIRQLRSGGKIFPILILTARGNWQDKVEGLAAGADDYVVKPFQFEELDARLNALLRRSSGFTQSTIVAGPLLLDLNRKQASLDEQPLALTAYEYRILEYLMRHHQQVVPKDRLMEQLYPDDDERDPNVIEVLVGRLRRKLEAPAGFKPIDTVRGLGYLFNERCT; encoded by the coding sequence ATGAAACTGTTGGTCGTCGAAGATGAAGCGCTGTTGCGCCATCACCTGCAAACCCGCCTCACGGAGAGCGGTCACGTGGTCGAATCCGTGGCCAATGCCGAAGAAGCGCTGTACCAGACCGGACAGTTCAACTTCGATCTGGCGGTGATCGACCTCGGCCTGCCGGGCATGGGCGGCCTCGACCTGATCCGGCAGTTGCGTTCGGGCGGCAAGATTTTTCCGATCCTGATCCTCACCGCGCGCGGCAACTGGCAGGACAAGGTCGAAGGCCTCGCCGCCGGCGCCGACGATTACGTGGTCAAGCCGTTCCAGTTCGAAGAACTCGACGCACGCCTCAATGCGCTGCTGCGCCGCTCCAGCGGTTTCACTCAGTCGACCATTGTTGCCGGGCCGTTGCTGCTGGACCTCAATCGCAAACAGGCGAGCCTCGATGAACAACCGCTGGCGCTGACCGCCTACGAATACCGCATCCTCGAATACCTGATGCGTCACCACCAGCAAGTGGTGCCCAAGGATCGCTTGATGGAGCAGCTCTACCCGGATGACGACGAGCGTGATCCGAACGTGATCGAAGTGCTGGTCGGCCGTCTGCGCCGCAAGCTTGAAGCCCCGGCGGGGTTCAAACCGATCGACACCGTGCGCGGTCTCGGCTATCTGTTCAACGAGCGCTGCACTTGA
- a CDS encoding SprT family zinc-dependent metalloprotease, whose translation MPEQLNTRVEDCYQLAESFFKRSFKRPVVSLKLRGQKAGVAHLHENLLRFNPQLYRENTEHFLKQTVAHEVAHLIAHQLFGDRIQPHGEEWQLIMRGVYELPPDRCHTYEIQRRRVTRYIYKCPCPDSDFAFSAQRHSLVRQGRRYFCRRCRTTLVFSGEMRVE comes from the coding sequence ATGCCCGAGCAACTCAATACCCGCGTCGAAGACTGTTACCAACTCGCTGAATCCTTTTTCAAACGTTCCTTCAAACGTCCCGTGGTCAGCCTCAAGCTGCGCGGGCAGAAAGCCGGTGTCGCGCATCTGCACGAGAACCTGCTGCGCTTTAATCCGCAGCTGTACCGCGAAAATACTGAACACTTCCTCAAGCAGACCGTGGCCCACGAAGTCGCGCACCTGATCGCTCATCAATTGTTTGGCGACCGCATCCAGCCTCACGGCGAGGAGTGGCAACTGATCATGCGTGGGGTTTACGAACTGCCGCCGGACCGCTGCCACACCTATGAAATCCAGCGGCGCAGAGTCACCCGCTACATCTATAAATGCCCATGTCCGGACAGCGACTTTGCATTTTCGGCACAGCGCCATAGCCTGGTCAGACAAGGGCGGCGGTATTTCTGCCGGCGGTGCCGCACGACGTTGGTGTTCAGTGGTGAGATGCGGGTGGAATAG
- a CDS encoding ATP-binding protein, giving the protein MIRSLRVRLMLAATMLAVLFMLALLPAMQGAFSLALQDSIEQRLASDVTTLISAARVENGRLVMPSQLPDERFNLTDFRLLGYIYDRDGKLVWRSKATQEEQINYKPRYDGLGNEFARIRESNGQEFFVYDVEVKLLGGKSAAFSIVALQPVREYETTLEGLRENLYLGFGAALLVLLALLWIGLTWGLKALRRLSQELDEIEGGTRESLTEKHPRELLRLTGSLNRLLLSERQQRSRYRDSLDDLAHSLKTPLAVLQGVSEDMAQRPQERDQAWVLQSQIERMSQQISYQLQRASLRKSGLVRHQVRLQPVLKSLCDTLDKVYRDKHVRVTFDLPEHCYVPIEQGALLEMLGNLLENAYRLCLGEVRVSVRESLAGVELCVEDDGPGVPLDQRARILERGERLDAQHPGQGIGLAVVKDIIESYNARLALGDSPMGGAAFRIHFPAV; this is encoded by the coding sequence TTGATTCGTTCCCTTCGCGTTCGTTTGATGCTCGCCGCCACCATGTTGGCGGTGTTGTTCATGCTCGCCTTGCTCCCGGCGATGCAGGGCGCATTCAGTCTGGCCTTGCAGGATTCCATCGAGCAGCGTCTGGCCTCTGATGTCACTACGCTGATCTCGGCCGCGCGCGTGGAAAACGGTCGGTTGGTGATGCCTTCACAATTGCCCGATGAGCGCTTCAACCTCACCGATTTTCGCCTGCTCGGCTATATCTACGACCGCGACGGCAAATTGGTGTGGCGGTCGAAAGCCACCCAGGAAGAGCAGATCAACTACAAGCCGCGCTATGACGGTCTCGGCAACGAGTTCGCGCGGATTCGCGAAAGCAACGGCCAGGAATTCTTTGTCTACGACGTCGAAGTCAAACTGCTCGGCGGCAAGAGCGCGGCGTTCAGCATTGTCGCGCTGCAACCGGTGCGCGAATACGAAACCACCCTCGAAGGCCTGCGTGAAAACCTTTATCTGGGCTTCGGCGCGGCGTTGCTGGTGCTGCTCGCGTTGTTGTGGATCGGCCTGACCTGGGGCCTCAAGGCCTTGCGCCGACTCAGCCAGGAACTCGACGAAATCGAAGGTGGAACCCGCGAAAGCCTGACTGAAAAACACCCGCGTGAACTGCTGCGCCTGACCGGTTCGCTCAACCGCTTGCTGCTCAGCGAGCGTCAGCAGCGCAGCCGTTACCGCGATTCGCTCGATGACCTTGCTCACAGTCTGAAAACGCCACTGGCGGTGTTGCAAGGCGTCAGCGAAGACATGGCGCAGCGGCCTCAAGAGCGCGATCAGGCCTGGGTGCTGCAAAGCCAGATCGAGCGCATGAGCCAGCAGATCAGCTACCAACTGCAACGGGCCAGCCTGCGTAAAAGCGGCCTGGTGCGCCATCAGGTGCGTCTGCAACCGGTGCTCAAAAGCCTTTGTGACACGCTGGACAAGGTCTACCGCGACAAACACGTACGTGTCACGTTTGATCTGCCGGAGCATTGCTATGTGCCGATCGAACAGGGTGCCTTGCTGGAGATGCTCGGCAACCTGCTGGAAAACGCCTATCGCCTGTGCCTGGGCGAAGTGCGCGTCAGCGTGCGCGAGTCGCTCGCCGGGGTCGAGTTGTGCGTAGAAGACGACGGGCCGGGTGTGCCACTCGATCAACGCGCACGGATACTCGAACGCGGCGAACGCCTGGATGCGCAGCATCCGGGGCAGGGCATCGGGCTGGCGGTGGTCAAGGACATCATCGAAAGCTACAACGCCCGGCTGGCCCTGGGCGATTCGCCGATGGGCGGGGCGGCGTTCAGGATTCATTTTCCTGCGGTTTAG
- a CDS encoding AraC family transcriptional regulator — protein MRERTIASHFARAALGGARRLGFDYSGLLLQLGISPELLDEPRARIAPEQFTRLIQGLWLALDDEYLGFGNAPGKPGTFAMMCHASIHCRNLEKALQRGLLFYSLFPDAPRLTLNREDEWVRLSLDDSPLWDPDHFLTESLLVIWHRLGSWLIGQRIRLEQASFSYPRPDHGAEYDLLFPCPMVFGTERSSLLFHSRYLPMPLLQDERTLKHFLERSPADLLSRPDDGDSLSSRLRRLLSRDAARWPDLEAVAADLHISPQTLRRHLREEATSFQELKDQLRRDIAIYHLGRAELSLQQIAEQLGFSEPSAFHRAFKKWTGLTPGAYRAQEQ, from the coding sequence ATGCGTGAACGCACCATTGCCAGTCATTTCGCCCGTGCCGCCCTCGGTGGCGCACGCCGTCTGGGCTTCGATTATTCGGGCCTGCTGCTGCAACTGGGCATCAGCCCGGAGCTGCTCGACGAACCGCGCGCGCGCATTGCTCCAGAGCAATTCACCCGGCTGATTCAAGGGCTGTGGCTGGCGCTGGATGACGAGTACCTGGGCTTCGGCAACGCGCCAGGCAAGCCCGGCACTTTCGCCATGATGTGCCACGCCTCGATTCATTGCCGCAATCTGGAAAAGGCCCTGCAACGCGGTTTACTTTTTTATAGCTTATTCCCCGATGCCCCGCGCCTGACCTTGAATCGCGAAGACGAATGGGTGCGTTTGAGCCTCGACGATTCGCCGCTATGGGACCCGGATCACTTCCTCACCGAGAGCCTGCTGGTGATCTGGCATCGCCTCGGCAGTTGGCTGATCGGCCAGCGGATTCGCCTCGAACAGGCATCCTTCAGCTACCCGCGCCCCGACCACGGCGCTGAATACGACCTGCTGTTTCCCTGCCCTATGGTTTTCGGCACCGAACGAAGCAGCCTGCTGTTTCACAGCCGCTACCTGCCGATGCCGCTGTTGCAGGACGAACGCACGCTCAAACATTTCCTCGAACGCTCCCCCGCCGACCTGCTCTCACGCCCGGACGACGGCGACAGCCTCAGCAGCCGCCTGCGCCGCTTGCTCAGCCGCGACGCAGCGCGCTGGCCGGATCTGGAAGCGGTCGCGGCGGATCTGCACATCAGCCCGCAAACGTTGCGGCGGCACCTGCGTGAGGAGGCTACGAGTTTTCAGGAGCTAAAGGATCAGCTGCGGCGGGATATCGCCATCTATCATCTGGGGCGCGCGGAGCTGTCGTTGCAGCAGATTGCCGAGCAGCTAGGGTTCTCCGAGCCATCGGCGTTTCATCGGGCGTTCAAGAAGTGGACGGGGCTGACGCCGGGGGCTTATCGGGCGCAGGAGCAATGA
- a CDS encoding 4'-phosphopantetheinyl transferase family protein: MNLTPALPACCTALDSRWPLPTVLPGTVLLSTRFDPARLLADDFQRSAVVAPPSIQRSVAKRQAEFLAGRICARAALAQLDGTDTIPAIGEDRAPVWPAHICGSITHSTGHAAAIVANKQDWRGLGMDLENLLSHERAERLAGEILTPTEIQRMAAGSQDHLALLVTLTFSVKESLFKALYPIVQQRFYFEHAEVLEWTAAGQVRLRLLTDLSSEWRNGTELEAQFSVGDGQLLSLVSIAA, encoded by the coding sequence ATGAATCTCACCCCCGCCCTGCCCGCCTGCTGCACCGCGCTCGACAGTCGTTGGCCATTGCCAACGGTGTTGCCTGGCACCGTACTGCTCAGCACCCGGTTTGATCCGGCGCGACTGCTCGCCGATGACTTTCAGCGCAGCGCCGTCGTCGCGCCGCCAAGCATTCAGCGCTCGGTAGCCAAGCGTCAGGCCGAATTCCTTGCCGGACGGATCTGCGCCCGCGCCGCGCTGGCGCAACTCGACGGCACGGACACGATCCCGGCCATTGGCGAAGACCGCGCCCCGGTCTGGCCGGCGCACATCTGCGGCTCGATTACTCACAGCACCGGTCACGCCGCCGCGATCGTTGCCAACAAGCAAGACTGGCGCGGCTTGGGCATGGATCTGGAAAATCTGCTGAGCCACGAGCGCGCCGAGCGTCTGGCCGGGGAAATCCTCACGCCGACGGAGATCCAGCGCATGGCGGCCGGGTCGCAGGATCATCTGGCGTTACTGGTGACCCTGACGTTTTCGGTCAAGGAAAGCCTGTTCAAGGCGCTGTACCCGATCGTGCAGCAGCGCTTTTATTTCGAGCATGCCGAAGTGTTGGAGTGGACGGCGGCGGGTCAGGTCAGGCTGCGGTTGTTGACCGATCTGTCTTCCGAGTGGCGCAACGGTACTGAGCTGGAGGCACAGTTTTCGGTTGGGGATGGGCAGTTGTTGAGTCTGGTCAGCATTGCTGCCTGA